The Sorangiineae bacterium MSr11367 genome window below encodes:
- a CDS encoding VTT domain-containing protein codes for MTASTKPSSTAMPSPRLRAVKLGVIGLVLIMLTSAWYFGIFARVGEPKALAHTLVEMGAWGYLAFIVAYTVLQPFGVPGTVFVAAAPLIWPWPTAFALSMVGTMAASVVGFTFARFVARDWVSARIPARLRKYDAALERNAFSTVVVLRLLLWMPQALHAFFGISKVGFWIHFWGSLVGYVLPLLVVSYLGAKLA; via the coding sequence ATGACGGCATCGACGAAGCCATCGAGCACCGCGATGCCGTCGCCGAGACTGCGCGCCGTCAAGCTCGGCGTCATCGGGCTCGTACTGATCATGCTCACCAGCGCCTGGTACTTCGGCATTTTCGCGCGCGTCGGTGAGCCGAAGGCGCTGGCGCACACGCTCGTCGAAATGGGCGCGTGGGGCTACCTGGCGTTCATCGTCGCGTACACGGTGCTGCAACCCTTCGGCGTCCCTGGCACGGTCTTCGTGGCCGCGGCGCCGCTCATTTGGCCGTGGCCCACTGCGTTCGCCCTCTCCATGGTCGGGACGATGGCGGCGAGCGTCGTCGGCTTCACGTTCGCCCGATTCGTCGCGAGGGACTGGGTCTCGGCGCGCATCCCCGCGCGGCTGCGCAAGTACGACGCGGCGCTCGAGCGGAATGCCTTTTCCACCGTCGTGGTGCTGCGGCTGCTCCTCTGGATGCCGCAGGCGCTCCACGCATTCTTCGGAATCTCCAAGGTCGGGTTCTGGATTCACTTCTGGGGCTCGCTCGTCGGTTACGTGCTGCCGCTGCTCGTCGTAAGCTACCTCGGGGCGAAGCTCGCATGA
- a CDS encoding TetR/AcrR family transcriptional regulator — translation MPATMTDDEAAARRGRILTAARWCFLNFGFAKTAFEDIARRAGLSRTLLYRLFKDKEDIYRAVFVDWLVSRHPAAKEAANGPGSAYERLLTVCRLLVLEPWAEMLGAPMGSEFLDACERIDPESEALYRQVALECVAAILGDEASAEVFLLALDGLLADQPSMKVLEQRTQLLAVRFAPRSSKKGARS, via the coding sequence ATGCCCGCGACGATGACCGACGACGAGGCGGCTGCCCGCCGCGGGAGGATCCTGACCGCTGCGCGCTGGTGCTTCCTCAATTTCGGCTTCGCGAAGACGGCCTTCGAAGACATCGCCCGGCGCGCTGGCCTCTCGCGCACGCTGCTCTACCGGCTCTTCAAGGACAAGGAAGATATTTACCGGGCCGTCTTCGTGGACTGGCTGGTCTCTCGGCACCCCGCCGCGAAGGAGGCGGCGAACGGCCCGGGCAGCGCGTATGAGCGCTTGCTCACCGTCTGCCGTCTGTTGGTGCTCGAGCCCTGGGCCGAGATGCTCGGCGCGCCGATGGGGAGCGAGTTCCTCGACGCGTGCGAGCGAATCGATCCCGAGAGCGAGGCTCTTTATCGCCAGGTCGCGCTCGAGTGCGTGGCGGCGATCTTGGGCGACGAGGCGAGCGCCGAGGTCTTCCTCCTCGCGCTCGACGGGTTGCTCGCCGATCAACCGTCGATGAAGGTGCTGGAGCAGCGCACGCAGCTCCTCGCAGTGCGCTTCGCGCCTCGCTCGTCGAAGAAGGGAGCACGCTCATGA